Within Paenibacillus sabinae T27, the genomic segment AAAGGCGCTCCGCTGGCAGAAGCGCATTGAATCTCGCGGAGCGATCTTATGGCTTTACGCAAGCGAGGGTGCTCTTAGACCGTCTTATGGTCTAAAGGCACCCTCGTTTGCTTTTTACAAAAATTCGTCGATTTCATTTAGCCTGAACGTATATACCTGCTTCTCGTCTACATGATAGACGTTTATGGTGCCTGTCTCTTCGTCAAAATTCAGAATACGGCACGGAAGTGACAACTGCTTGCCCTGGCGGTTGGCCCTTAACCGGACCAGTCGGTTATCCCGGATAAACGTGCGAATCTGTTCGAAGGCGTCTGCGGGACTTTCCGCGGGTGCCTTCGGAGGAGATGCCGCTGCAGAAGGTGAAGCGTGCACGGAAGACTTATAACCCGAGAGCTTCTTAAGCAGAGCGCTTTCCTGCTTGGACAACGTTTTGGGCGGATTCAGCAGGCTGTCGATTTTTTTTCCCAGGGGGAGTTCCGAATTGATTTTAAAATCTCCTACGACCTGGCTGCCGTTCATCAGTTCCAGCAAATATTGCAGAGCAAGCGGATGGGTACGGGCATTAATCAAGATGTCGACGTTAAACAAATAATGATCGTCTTCGCTTAGTGTTTTTTTGTCCATAATGCCCCCAGCTTATCCTTAGAAATGGTTCTATGTAAACAAACTATATCATTAAACGCGAAATAATAATATAGAAGAATTTCGGGGAGATTGGGCCTTTTGTCACCTGGTTCTTCCGTAAAAATCGGGACCATCGTCCACACGTCTGCAACAAGGCAGGCATACACATAGAGCGGGGAAACGATAAGGGAGGTGGCTGTTAATGGTGACTTTGGAGCCTGTAGCGGTCGGCAATCATATTATGCTTGGCGTGGAAGTGAAACTGCCCAAAACGACGCTGCTGACGATCAGCACCGATAAAGGTTATATTATGTGCGGAGCGCTTGATGTCGGACTGCTGAACGAACGTCTTGCAGACCGGGGCATCATTGCCGGAAGGGCTGTGGGGGTACGGACATTGGAACAGCTGCTTGCCGCTCCGCTGGAATCCGTGACATTCGAGGCGGAGAAGCTTGGAATCGTTCCGGGCATGATCGGGTCCGAAGCTTTGCTCAGGATGCTGTAGAGAAATGCGCAGGTGAGATGGGGCCAATCGGCCCCTTTTTTAATGCTAGGCTTTTAACCAAATTGATGTCCATAAATAGAGGTTACGCGTTTGTGTAAAAAACCGGAAGCGGATGGGCAAGCATAAGCGGGAATCCCTTTGAGCATCCTACGGAAGTCGATCCATCCGGTATTTTGACAAAATTATGGAGATTGGGTCATATTGTTTCGCCCGGGTGGACATAGGGGTAAATGGTCAGTAGACAACGGCAGGGCCGGACCATCTTGAGATGCCGGCTACATTTTTGGACAAGGAAGGGATTTAAAATGGCTAAAGCAACAAACAAAGTTGAATCTACCTCAGTCGAGCAAGTATTGAACCGTCAGGTTGCCAATCTGAATGTGCTGTATGTCAAAATACACAATTACCATTGGTATGTAAAAGGCGAGCAGTTCTTCTCGCTTCATGTCAAATTCGAAGAATTATATGATGAGGTTACGGAGAAAATGGACGAGGTGGCAGAGCGTCTCTTGAGCATCAAAGGGCAACCGGCTGCAACCTTGAAGGAGTATCTGGAAATTGCGACCATTCAGGAAGCAACCGGCAAGGAGGATACGCGCGCGATGGTGCAAACACTGATCGAGGATTTCACCACCGTGGCTGAAGAAGTGACGGAAGGCATCGAACTGGCGGAGGAAGGTACGGACCACCCTACGGCCGACTTGTTCATCAAAATCCGCACCGACTTTGAAAAGCATGCCTGGATGCTGCGTTCTTTCCTCGGTTGAGGACCGGACCGTACGTTTGACAGGCAGTGAGGATCTATGAATTAGCGGACAAGCCTCCCCAGGAGGCTTTTTTGCGTTATTCGACAAATTCGTAATGCCTTTTGAAAAAAACTGCTTTGGAAAATATTTCGGGATGATACCGCGGCTGAGGAAGGAAATCTATACACGGCGCGTTTTTTTACGCCATACGGATTCCGGAATACGAGCTTGAATGGTCTTCTTGCGGAAGCTTTTTTAACATCAGCCTGTCGGAATGGAACGAATGCCGTTATAATAGATTCATGAGCAGCTGAAAAATTGGGATTGGAAGGAGGGATAAGCGATGAAACTCAACCCCGTCGCTCTGAAAGAATGGGCTTCGGTCATTGATGTTCTGCTGGAAGGTGATCAGATCCTGCTTATGCGAAAAGGCGGCATCGAGGAGGAAACGAGGCGGTTTGAGCTGAAGAGCCGTTCCTTTTATCTGTTCCCGACCTATGAACACCAGCGGGCCCACCTGATCAAGGACCCCTATCAATCCTTCGTGGAGCGTTCACTTTCGGAATTTGATGCGGGAGCCGCCCATGTGAAGCTTACCGCATATGCCGAGGCAACCGATGATCTTGAAGTGCGTGATTTCGCGCAGCTTGAGCTGCTTTATCCTTATCATATGTGGACGGGAAATTTGGCCGAGGAGCGGCTCAAATGGAAGGCGAAGCAGCCGCTTCATATATTACTGCTCCGGGTATACAAGCTGGAGGAGCCGGTTCTGATCGAGGCGCTTCCGGAATATGGGGGCTGCCGTTCCTGGATTGAGCTTCCGGCGGTGAAGGACGACATCCGGTTAAACCCGGTTTTGAGCGAAGAGTCGTTTGAAGAAAAGCGTGTGAGAATTAAGTCCATATTAGGGCAATAATATGACAATAATGGTGAAACTTCGTTGAAAGATTTTGAAAAAATGAAAATTCGGTTTGTAATGACAGGTTCATTATAATAAAATGAGTGAAAATCATTGATAATCAGTGAGAATCAAATTATAATGATTATAATTTGATAAGCACTCTAAAGCATAATGCTGGGATCAGGGCTAACCTGTTTTAATATAATTCTGATTTCGCAAATCGATCAATGGAGGGAATGAACGTTATGGCAGCAGAATTTGTCATTGAGGGTTTGAAAGCGACAGTTGAGGGGAAAGAGATTCTAAAGGGGTTTAACCTTCAAATGAAGGGCGGCGAGGTTCATGCCATCATGGGGCCGAACGGCACCGGCAAGAGTACACTTGCTTCTTCGCTGATGGGCCATCCGAAATACGAAGTAACGGAAGGAACCGTAACCCTTGAGGGCGAAGACTTGCTGGAAATGGGCGTTGACGAGCGCGCCCGCGCCGGATTGTTCCTTGCAATGCAGTATCCGAGTGAAATCGCCGGCGTAACGAACTCCGACTTTCTCCGCAGCGCGATTAACGCCCGCCGCGAAGAAGGCAGCGAAATTTCGCTGATCAAGTTTATCCGCCAGATGGAAGGCAAAATGAAGGAATTGGAAATGAACCCTGAGTTCATGCACCGCTATTTGAACGAAGGCTTCTCCGGCGGCGAGAAGAAACGCAACGAAATCCTGCAAATGATGTTGCTGGAACCGAAAATCGTCATTCTTGACGAAATTGACTCCGGTCTGGATATCGACGCATTGAGAGTTGTAGCCCAAGGGGTAAACGCTATGCGCAGCGAAGACCGCGGATTCCTGGTTATCACCCACTACCAACGTTTGCTCAACTATATCAAGCCTGACTTTGTTCATAT encodes:
- a CDS encoding YunC family protein, whose protein sequence is MVTLEPVAVGNHIMLGVEVKLPKTTLLTISTDKGYIMCGALDVGLLNERLADRGIIAGRAVGVRTLEQLLAAPLESVTFEAEKLGIVPGMIGSEALLRML
- a CDS encoding DUF1802 family protein, which translates into the protein MKLNPVALKEWASVIDVLLEGDQILLMRKGGIEEETRRFELKSRSFYLFPTYEHQRAHLIKDPYQSFVERSLSEFDAGAAHVKLTAYAEATDDLEVRDFAQLELLYPYHMWTGNLAEERLKWKAKQPLHILLLRVYKLEEPVLIEALPEYGGCRSWIELPAVKDDIRLNPVLSEESFEEKRVRIKSILGQ
- the sufC gene encoding Fe-S cluster assembly ATPase SufC gives rise to the protein MAAEFVIEGLKATVEGKEILKGFNLQMKGGEVHAIMGPNGTGKSTLASSLMGHPKYEVTEGTVTLEGEDLLEMGVDERARAGLFLAMQYPSEIAGVTNSDFLRSAINARREEGSEISLIKFIRQMEGKMKELEMNPEFMHRYLNEGFSGGEKKRNEILQMMLLEPKIVILDEIDSGLDIDALRVVAQGVNAMRSEDRGFLVITHYQRLLNYIKPDFVHIMMQGRIVKSGGPELAERLEAEGYEWVKEELGIEDETVGQEA
- a CDS encoding Dps family protein — translated: MAKATNKVESTSVEQVLNRQVANLNVLYVKIHNYHWYVKGEQFFSLHVKFEELYDEVTEKMDEVAERLLSIKGQPAATLKEYLEIATIQEATGKEDTRAMVQTLIEDFTTVAEEVTEGIELAEEGTDHPTADLFIKIRTDFEKHAWMLRSFLG